The DNA sequence TATAACATTTAAATATGGTTACATAATTACGTAAACAATATATCTACAAAAAACATGTCTTGCATTTATTGATTTCGTGTAAAAATATCGGGTGCAAGTAAATTTTTACTAGCATATatcaatttttcttttcttttttgaggAGGGTGAGTTTCATATCGGAAAATTAATTAGGTTATCTAGAACGTCTATTTTTTGGAATCAGCaacaatatatttattttggtTTGTTTCCAAAATGTGATATTAATGCTTTTAGCAACTTCAAGACCTTAAATCCTTGGTAGGGAGCGCTACTCCCGAATGGGGCCCTACCTGGCTCGAATCCGGATATAGTCATGCTCCAATACGGGTAGCAAACATGAGTgggaatcaaaaaaaaaaaaaccttcaaGACCTTATGTTGCTTGCTCAACTCGGTCAGTATGAAACTTATAGAAGACAGACTGAGAAGAGGAAATGAAAATTATATTAATTAGTAGTAATATTTATTTATGATAGATTAACTGTGTGTCGAAGTGAAAATTACTTTACATTTTTTTTGGGAAGTCCGGAGCAAAGAATTGGGGAACTTAAGAATCGGGAAAAAGTGGAAAATCTTACTTTAAGTGGATGGTATGAGTTCATCTGTAATGGCTGCACAATGAAAAAATGTAAAGCTTAACTTATACtagaaaataaactaaaaaatgaCAAAAGAGGAATAATTTCAGCTTGTAAACGTTCTCCTAATATCTTCTGTTATAGGAAAAGGATCAAGACTAAAAGGTTAATTTACGAAACTCAGAAGAATAAACTAATAAAACCTTTCACTACTAGCTAAGCTAAATATCACTGACTTGCACCACATGTATTATCTTCAGAAACAGCAGGAGAGTCAGAAACAGAATCAGCAGTGTCATGAGAAGGTGAAACCTCAACCCCACGCAACTCTTCAATCATTTTCACAACATAATTTATCTTTGGCCTTTGATCTGGTGATGCTGCAGTACAAGCCATTGCTATCTGCAATAACCCCACCATTTCTTCCTCAATGTCCTTATACCTCATCAACTCCAAATCAAACACTTCCGCTGTCCACTCTTCCCTCACCACGGATTGCACCCACCTCGGCAAGTCCACGACGCCTCCATAGCCGGTTCCAAGACCGCCATTATCCACGACCGAGGGGCATTTTCCGGTTAGCAGCTCGAGGAGTAGGACCCCGAATGAGTAGACGTCGgatttttgagttatttttcgACCATCCAATGCTACTTCAGGGGCTCGGTAGCCATTGGTTTTTGGGACGGAAGATGGCGTCGCGAAGATGGCTAGACCAAAGTCGGAGACACGTGCATTGCCACCTTTGTCAATGAGGATGTTAGTTGATTTGATATTGCCATGAGTTAGTTTCAAGGATTTGCATGAGTTGTGGATAAAGGCTAGCCCTCGAGCCGCTCCGGCTGCAATCTTTAACCTTGTTGTCCAGTCTAAAGGAGTTCTTCCCGGCCCTCTATTTCCTGTAGCAAAAAAGATCATTCCCATCAAAATAAAGGGCAGCTCGGTGTACTAAGCTACCATTATGCGCGGGGTTAGGGAAGGGGCGggccacaagggtctattgtacgcaactttatcctgcatttctgcaagaagctgtttccacggctcgaacccgtgaccttctggtcacatggcagcaactttactaGTTACGCCAAGGGTCCCCATCAAAATATTTTCCCTAAATACAAAAATCAAACATTTCCATTTTGTCTGTTTATTTGCCTAACACAGTACTAGTGTTTGTTATTGAAAGATGAAGGGACAACTTAAACCAAACAAAAGAACAAAAACATGGAAAGAGAGGACAGGAGTATGAAGTTGAAACAACAAACTTTTTGATGGAATAGTACATAACAGTTCCTATTCCTAAGATGAGAAAAATAACATCTGAAGCAGCTGTATACTGTTACATGAGTGATAGGTGCAATTCAACAAGTTGATCCTGTACTATTTGAACCAGAAACAAACAAGAGCTTATTTCATTATCTACCTACCAAACAGAAGCAAGATTTTGCAGAATGGCACGATGTGAAGAACTTGTGAGGTCAAAAAGACAAGCAAAAGCTTTAGAGAAAAATAGGACAGTAGGGCATCCCTTGCCTAAAAGGGTGGAATTTTCCTTCTTTTGCTTTAGCCCAAAGAAGAGAGAAAAACACAGTATATACAGCTGGTACGAGACTTCCTTTGCTCTAATCTTCTCACTTTAGGACCATTCTGAGTAAATTAGATTCTTTGaaaaacttttttttaaaataagaaaacTAAAAGAAAGTTTGAACTTAAATATAGAGCTCCCTGCATTTGACTATCAGGATAACCTATGTTACAAAGAATGTAAATTACTAACATACCTTCCCAAAAAAACTCTAATACTTGACTATATAGGTTATATCATGTACTGAACAATATAATCACAATTGCAATGCATATCTGATGCAAATTCTACACAAATCCCATTTGCCCATCCCAAATGCAAATTGAATAAGTGGCCAATCACCAGCACTAATTTTGAAGCTCCAATTGGATAAAAGAAACTCCCAAACAGGACTACCATGATATTATATTGATTTTCAGTACTACCATTTTCAGTAATCTCACATGGCTTGCTTCAAAATATGCAACTTTTTCTTTAGAAACATTAACTAAACTAACCATAACCAAAGCTCAGTAGTGGCCAACCCCTCCCCCCCTCCAAAAGGCCAAAACTACTGTCTAGTATTGACAATCATACATCCCATCTCAATTCCTATTATGCATCAGAGGCTACTGATTAACTGTTGCAGACCAAAAGGCAATTAAAGACAAAAAGGCAGACTCAAGCCCCATGTGATTCAAGCTACTACTTCCCAAACTTTACCATCCCAAATCAATCAATATTCTTTTCAACAACACAATCCTAAAGAtcacattttcattaaaaaataAGCCATTTGTAAATATTTTAGTATTATCAATTTCTTGAAGAACAAAAGTCTGAAAATAACATACCATGAAGAAGCCAAAACAAGTTGCCATTAGTCATGAAATCATAGACCAACAACTTCTCATCTCTAGCAAAATAATATGCTTTCAAACCAACCAAATTTGGGtgtctaagtcttcccaaaacttCCATTTGTTGCTCAAATTCTCTTTTCCCACAAACATTCAATTCTTTCAATCTTTTCACAGCCACTACATTTCCATCATCCAACACTGCCTTATAAGCAGTACCAAATCCACCTTTCCCCAACATCTCAGCCGACGCTCTCAACAAATCCTCAAGCTCAAACCTCTTCGCCCCTTCGAAAAACACCATCTTCCCCCTCTCGAACCCGCCCGTTTGGCCCTGACCCAAGTCCGTATTCGGATACGGGCTCGACGAGTACACAATTTTCTCACCTTCAAGAATGTGTGACCCATGTTTCTGAGATGACATTTTCCGAGTGCAGAAGAAACAGTACAGCAATAaacaaacaacaacaagaacaaacACATCCCCAAGTATAATAGCGATTATTGCTAATGAACTCATCTTACTTCCACTGCTATGACGCGTTACTTTTGGACCAGCGGATGTTGTGGTCACAGGCAATATACTAGGAGAAGAAGCCACAGTACTTTTCGGACTCACCGGAGCTGCCATTGTCGGGTCACGAGGAATATTCACCGCACATTTTGGCAATGGAAAACCGCAAAGCACCCGGTTTTTCAAAAATGCTGAAACCGGAAAACCAGAAAGCGAAGAGGGTATTTCACCAACAAGTTTATTACCCGAAACATTAAACTCTTGAAGATTAGAAAGCTTAACCCCAGAAATCTCACCGGAAAAATCATTTTCTTCTAAACGAAGAGTAAGCAAATGAGTTAAACGGTTCACATTCGCCGGAATCTCACCGGAAAAGTTATTATACGACAGATCAAGCCGGTATAGCTTAAAAAGAGACGTTAAAGACTCAGGAAAATCCCCAGAAAACTCATTATGCGAAAGGAACAGTAGTTTAAGTGCAGTAAGTTTAGAAAGATTCGGAACTGGACCTGAAAATTGGTTGTTTTTTAAGCTTAATACGCGAAGTtctttcaaagatgaaaggttttGAAAAGACCCTTTGAGGTTAAGATTTTCAAGAACAAGTCGAGAGACTCGGTTGTTAAGACATGAAACTCCAGTCCATGTACATGGGTTGGTGCTAGAGTTCCAGTTGGAAAGTGAGTTGGTTTGGTCACAAGCTGATTTGAAAGCTAGTAATGGTTGAATATCTGGGTTTAGAGAAGAGGAATATTTGAGAAgagagaagaggaagaagaaagaaaggactGTGTAATGGAGTTTTTTAGCCATTGAAGAGTGTGAAGGAGAGAGTGGAGAGTGTGAGGGGAAGAAGTGAAGAAGGAAGAGAGAAGGTGGTAACGAGGAGGAGGGGTTGAGTGTAATTAATGTATGATAATAACGTGACATTTCAGGGGAATTAATGCGCGATTTTTACCTTTATTTTTTCTAACCGTTATAATTataaattatacattaattatatatatatatatatatatatattaattatatataattatacatgaattagGTTAGCTATTATTATTAATGCTTAACTCTTATTTTAGTACTTACTATAGTTTATAGTCTTAGGGTTATGTTAAAAATAACGGCATGATTATACTGCTAGTCAAATCTACAAAATATCTTGCTCTCTATGTTTTATTGGATATGgaatttaagaaataaaagaaattttttaaaatttgtaatcttaaataatttataaaaatttctatGATAAGAAATCATCGCATtaatagtaaaaaaataaaaatttaaattattactaaatataaaaatatgtcttTTTTGATACTTACTAAAAGAGAAAGAGTATCACTGTGaaatattaattatattaatataatatatatacagcTGTTgatctattggaaacagtcttTCTATCTccacaagataggggtaaggttgcgtacacactatcctccccagactctATGTAGGATTACACTGAATTTATTGttgtttatatttattttaagagAAGTCTATATTACTATTTAAAAGTTGCAAAATGATAATACTCCATGAGTTCCATTGTAAATGGTACTTCAAGGTTTTATCGCACAAAACTATTTAGTAAATTATTTACATAGGTACTTGACTAAGtgggtgtttggacataagaattgtaaaatttcgaaaaaagtgaaaataaataaataaaaataatatttaaaaattagagttgtgtttagacatgaatacaatttggagttgtttttgaatttttttgagtgatttaaagtgaatttttttaaaaaaaataactttttggagtttttcaaattttcgaaaaatttcgaaattaaatttcaagaGAAATATAAAAATTTTTTTGACAAACATTGATtctgaaaaaagtaaaaaaatatctaaaaaaataaaagaaaacaattTCTTATGGCCAAATGGGCCCTTAAGTTATTCTTTATAGTTTCTCAAATTATTCTTTATTCCTATTCAGGTTGTTAGATCATTTAATGAAATATGACTATATTTAAAACaaaatatctttttattttttaaatgatGCATTTATTTTGGACGTTTCTCTGCACATGCAACAATGCAACAGTCACTTTATTGAGCATGTCTTGTACCAGATACTTGCTTACATCATCCCAATAACGTCACATATATATTACCAACACGATGCAAGGGAAAACACACACTTGCAAACCCTAAATCATTAAGTCTCTATGAAGTGTGTTGTCGCCTTTCATTGACTCCAAGGCTTGAAGAACAAAGTAGCAACAGAACAAAAGACCAGATCCCAGCACTGAGTTTATTATGTGTCCTTAGTATTGTTATATCTTTGTTAGTATTATTTATTTGTAATTTCTActcagcttagttagaagcattttGTAGGATATATATCTTTTGTAaaaccataaaccttgtgttttGTGTTTGGATAGAGTTAGTCAAGTAgtaagctttgtaatagagttattacaaagaggcttgcaatAGAGTTATTGCACGTAGTTGAGGGATTAAGAATTTAATTCCTAGATTACAATATATTGTAATCTATAGTttgctcggttagtgaagttgaaatcctacgagtgtaggtcgtgatttttaatctcgTGTACtaggagtttttcacgtaaaatagtGTCGTGTCATTTATTTACTATTatgtgtgttctgtgggaactgataAAGAACtaggttctctatacagtttggtggactcttAGTTTATATTATTTCTGGTTGAAGAAATAACAATCCAAATAAGCTCGGATTTGATCGAAGTTTTTAAATTCGATTTCAGATTAAGCAGTTTGAATAAGCAGTTTTTCGGTTTTGAGCTTATAAGTTGAGATATTTCTTCTTTTTACAAAAATGAATATCTAAATGAAATACTCATGTTAAATTGCTTGAAAAGTTCATTCTCACCGCAatcattcaaataaaatattcaagTAATAAAATTATTATCAAGAAAATATAATAGAGACATTAATACGACCGATAAGAAGTAGCAATAGTAAAACCATGTCCAAATAGAAAGTATTTTGACAGTAACTTTGTAATTAATGatgaatatatgagataatatATAGTGAGTAGGGTGAACTTATTACTATTGACATATGGATAATGGATTAAATACAAAGCATAAAAATTTCGGATATCCAAAATTTCGAAGTACCAAATCTAATATTcaatccaaaatccaaaaaatttaaaaattaaacccAAAATCAAATCCGTAATCCGAAAAATCcaaataaaaaatccaaaaaatttaaATTTCGATTTGGATTTTGGATTTGCCCAAAGTATACCCTTACTTTGAAACCAATAAAGAGGTTTTATCCCATTTAGAAGGTGCATGAggtattttcttaatttaaaagcAATAAATTATAGAATTTTCTACAAAGCTTTTGTTTGTTTGTACAGTAATGCATATATTCCTTTCTTATCCAGAAGTTTATAGTAGAGTGAGACCTGTTATAACGATCATCATGTATATTTTACTTCTTTATTTTAAAGTTTATACTACAGTTAGATCTTTTTATAACAATTATAATTTATAACAATcaagttttttttaaaactaatattTTGTGTTATGATATATTATATATTCTGTATacagcaaaaaaaaaatattaaaacgaATTAATATTATTATAAAGTAAGGAAAAAAGATAGAGGAAGTGCTAGGCTTTAGTGGTAGATGTGTccagaaaatgagaaaaaaagcTTCAAAAAGGGATTGCCTACGGCTGAATAAAGAAACAAAGCAACGTTCTTTTGGTCTCCTTGAAATTCTCCATTTTAACTTTTGCTTTTTGGGTACAAACCCATACATCTTTCTGAAGAAACTCAGATTTATCGCCTTTGGAACATCATTTGTCACTCTACTGCGTATAGTCGGAACtaagatttgaagtttatgagttTTGAATGTCATTGAattcataatttatttttgtCACTGAGTTCGTAATTGAATATTTAAACATATTTAATAAACTTTCTTATGCAAATACATGATCTAAATAAAAGTTACTGGATCGTCCGAACCGATAACTAAAGGGTAGCTCCGCCCGTCTACAGTT is a window from the Nicotiana tomentosiformis chromosome 10, ASM39032v3, whole genome shotgun sequence genome containing:
- the LOC104108168 gene encoding probable leucine-rich repeat receptor-like protein kinase At1g68400, coding for MAKKLHYTVLSFFFLFSLLKYSSSLNPDIQPLLAFKSACDQTNSLSNWNSSTNPCTWTGVSCLNNRVSRLVLENLNLKGSFQNLSSLKELRVLSLKNNQFSGPVPNLSKLTALKLLFLSHNEFSGDFPESLTSLFKLYRLDLSYNNFSGEIPANVNRLTHLLTLRLEENDFSGEISGVKLSNLQEFNVSGNKLVGEIPSSLSGFPVSAFLKNRVLCGFPLPKCAVNIPRDPTMAAPVSPKSTVASSPSILPVTTTSAGPKVTRHSSGSKMSSLAIIAIILGDVFVLVVVCLLLYCFFCTRKMSSQKHGSHILEGEKIVYSSSPYPNTDLGQGQTGGFERGKMVFFEGAKRFELEDLLRASAEMLGKGGFGTAYKAVLDDGNVVAVKRLKELNVCGKREFEQQMEVLGRLRHPNLVGLKAYYFARDEKLLVYDFMTNGNLFWLLHGNRGPGRTPLDWTTRLKIAAGAARGLAFIHNSCKSLKLTHGNIKSTNILIDKGGNARVSDFGLAIFATPSSVPKTNGYRAPEVALDGRKITQKSDVYSFGVLLLELLTGKCPSVVDNGGLGTGYGGVVDLPRWVQSVVREEWTAEVFDLELMRYKDIEEEMVGLLQIAMACTAASPDQRPKINYVVKMIEELRGVEVSPSHDTADSVSDSPAVSEDNTCGASQ